The Malus domestica chromosome 17, GDT2T_hap1 genome contains the following window.
GGCCGAATGCTAATGTTCTTCTGAATATCTCAAGCCTGATAACTAATGAAATCAACATGCTTACTTAGCCGTGCAATCTGGCTCATCAGTCCGATCAAACCGCTCATAAACTCCAGGCAGTAAGGTAAGAATCTGCTCGAGAATACCAGCAGATGAAGAATCAGAAGCTTCAGCTCGGCTAACCAGAATTGCTGACGATCAACAACAATGTCGGAAGGTAGATTGTGGCTGAGCTGCTAAAGTGGTTTAGCTTAGCCACTCAATGCACAAATATGGAGACGAATTGAGTGAGAGCTGATGAGAGGAATAAGAAAGAATCCTTCAAATTATTAGCCGTGTGATCCATGTTATACAATACACAAAAATGAGAAGATGAGTGTTGCAATGTTCAATGAGGCAAGAAAGGGACCAGCTAGTGTGTCACATCCCAGACAGgctctgccgtagcacgatattgtccgctttgggtcacgtcctcacggttttgtttctagaaactcagacgagaacttctcagtgggtcacccatcctaagaTTGCTCttgcccgaactcgcttaacttcggagttccgatggaatccgaagccagtgagttctcaaaatagctagtaagttcccaaaatgcctcgtgctacaGGGagtgagcatgtacatataaggcacatcatccATTTTCCGTTGGTTGACGTGAGATGTTACAAAAGAAGAACATGTAAAATGTTACAAAATTTTATTGTCGTAATTGGACTAACAAAGTTGAAAAAatgcaaaagaaaaatcaaaccagATCAAAGTAGACCGTTCAAAATAAATTGAACCATACAGTTCTATTGTAATTGATTCGTTTACAGTAATAAATTAAATGCGGGTTAATTCAAATCAAACATGTCCACCCCTGTTTAATAATACTACTTATAATGATTGATACCCTTCTTCCCTCCCCCCGTTGATAAATCATGGAGATCATAAAAGCCTAGCGTTGTTTGGAGGCCAATTACGAATCAAACGACAACAACCAACTGCTTTGAAAATTGTATTCTTTCTTctaatcaaattttcaaaaattaaaacgtaaaaaaatataaataaaaatttggtgCGGTCGGTGCCCTTCCTTCCGGCCCATCTATAAATGCAGAGATAGATCCTTCCTTCCACATATAACGTGAAATATAGCGTGCGTGTCGCTGCGAAGGACAGCTCCTCCCCTTCTTCTTAGAGAGAGAAACCACCGCAgatctgctctctctctcttcaatttttCCATCTTCCTCAGGTAACTCCAACTTTACCCTTCCTTGTTCTTCTTCGCAGATCTACACCGGCAATTGCTGTTTACTTTTTCGTTTATTTTTGTGCCCATTTGCTTGAATTTTCGCGATTTGATCCGATCTCGAATTTTCCGACTTTTTCGTTTTCCGATCTCGATTTTTGCCCGAATTTGTGATGAAATTTATATGATTTTAGAACCTCATTGTGAATGTGAATGCTGATTGATatataaatatttgaaatttcGGGTTGGATTTTTGAACAAATTTTGAAGGTTCGAAAATGGGGCTTTCATTCACGAAGCTGTTCAGCCGTCTGTTTGCGAAGAAGGAGATGCGTATTCTGATGGTGGGTCTCGATGCGGCTGGTAAGACTACCATCCTCTACAAGCTCAAGCTCGGCGAGATCGTCACCACCATTCCCACCATTGGTATGTCAATCACTTGCATAACCCATTTGCTCCTTGATCTCGATTCATCACTCGATTTCCGTTTTATTCATCATTTTAACATTGTATTAGTTATTAATTGCTCTGATTTATGGTGAATTATCTGGTTAGGATTCAATGTGGAGACTGTGGAATACAAGAACATCAGCTTTACTGTGTGGGATGTCGGGGGTCAGGACAAGGTATGGACGCTTTTTTCAACTTCCTTATTTTCGAAATTGTTACTTCTTTCGGTTATGCAATTTGGTACTGGTAAATGTTCATTCCTGCATCTGATTTACGTAGTCGAGTTTGCCTGATCAAAAATTAGATTGTGGAAAATTATAGCAACTCAGCAAGTTTGTGCCACGCCCAACATGAAGTGTATGATCTCCATTTTCATGGATCGAGGTCAAATGTTTAATGCGTATTAGTTAGAGCTCCTAATCCTAACCTTCCTTTCCAATCGACTAGTCAATGAATCCACTCAACTCACACCATTTGCCTACCATCCTATAAGCTCATCATTTAAACAACGATGGGGTCAGGCTCAGGACATGCTTATTCTTTTGAGGATGGCTTTTCCTTTGTTATGTTTATCAACTTTGGGACGTACATGTCCTCCGTGACTGTTCTCTTTCAGAATAATGGCCAACTACATCTTGTTCATCAGGATTGTTTGGATGATGCCATTATGTGGCTTACAATTTGCATACTGTACTACTATAGTCAATATCCTTTCTCATTATCAGTTAAATGTCTTTATGGATGCCAGCTTTTCACTTTGTTGTATTGTCTTTCCAGATCCGACCTTTGTGGAGGCATTACTTCCAAAACACACAAGGACTTATCTTTGTGGTTGACAGCAACGATCGTGACCGTGTGGTGGAAGCCAGAGATGAGCTTCATAGAATGTTGAATGAGGTATACATAAACTTTGGAACTTCTTATGCTGATGATAAAGAGGGGTGAAATATAGCACATTGAAAACTTGTGTACTATTATTGCTATATGGTcgtatcttttttattttgattgttAACCTTTTGTTATTGTATTGGGCAGGATGAGTTGAGGGACGCTGTGCTTCTTGTATTTGCAAACAAGCAAGATCTTCCAAATGCCATGAATGCTGCTGAAATAACTGATAAGCTTGGCCTTCACTCCCTCCGTCAACGCCACTGGTAAAACCAAATGTAGCTTATATTTCTCACAAACTCGCTCACACCTACGCTCCTccttgaaactaaccttgtaaaCTAACCCTTGCAGGTATATCCAGAGCACATGCGCCACTTCTGGTGAAGGACTTTACGAGGGTCTTGACTGGCTCTCAAACAATATTGCAAACAAGGTGGACTCATGCTCTCATACATTCTGAATAACTCGATTGTTCATTACGGTTTCCGTTTCTGACTTTGGTTTTCTGATATTACATTTTGCAGGCATAGATGGCTTGACTTGAATTCTGTGTAGCGTCCATTCTTCTGTACTATGAAGTTGACATTTATCGGTCCTGGTGTTCTGCATTTGCTCCGCTCTTATCTTAAGTACCTGTTTTTACCATATTTGTgttttctttgcaaaaaaaTTCTCATGGTATTAACATAATAGCTTTGTTTTGTGAAATGAAATAGCTGTTATCGATTTGTTTATATTTACTTTGACGGAGATTATGGAAGATAATTCTCCCCTCGTTATCTCTCACATACTCAAAACTCATATCGTAGCTGTTTATCGGAAATGCATTTGGGAAGTAGCGTTTGCCCTCTTAAATTATCTTCTGATTTGAAGTTATAAACAGGATCCAAAATCCCTAACTATGATAATGTATGCAGGGGCTGTGCCCAACTGTTTATTCTTTCCTTATATTAGAACGGCTCGAGTGATTGAACCGGGAACTTGTCATAATCCGAAACTATAATCCCTTTCTCAATTAGTGTAGCTTAAACAGTAATATCGTTCGTAATAAAAAGATCATTAGAGTGTCACACGCTTGGAATCATGCCTCAGGTCCGGTGTCTTCATAAAAACTTACCGATGCATCAAATGATGGTAATGAGACTGGTATTGCATTGCATACTTGAATGCGTTGCTTATCGACGGGATACGAGGTGACATGGTTGACAATGTTTCCCAAATGTCTCGTACTTCATCAATGGCGTTGGCAACGGTGGTGGATGCGCTAGGCCATTCATCGTCGATAGTGTATGAGAATAGGAGCACCGAAAAGTTGTTTTACAAAACTTAGAACTTTTAAATTCAAGTATTCGAGAATTTGACAAGATGTTTCTAGCCTAGTTAGTCCAGAAGATTCTCTTTATTGatatagggttttttttttggaactttaacgaaaagttttcgatactgttcattttaatgaaaaatcatatttttcactaaaaagtcaatcctagtactattcactttaccttttattttgaccttatcgttaaaactcaaagtttttaaataattttcgttagtgttttattttttggttaggTATAAAGTATGATATACAAATAAAGAGGATGATCCTCGATAAAGAATTTACTAGGGATTTTAATGCAAACGAAGGAAGAAGTGTCCAACATTAACTTATAAAGAGCTACTTTCTTCATGTAGTAAATCAAGAATTACAATGGCCAAGTCAAGATTTCGGGTTAGGAGGAGTCTCTCAcaaaggtttaaaaaaaaatgttgaatcACCGCCAACCCTGCAACACGCTCGCAAATTCTTCTCTCACACTCATGAATCCATCTCCCAACCATGGTCTCATTCATTGTCTCAGTTACTACTTTACTACTTTAGGTTTTTTATCAGATTATGATATTTGTTTGCTCAGCGACAATGGTGTTGATTTTTTCAATACCACTTAATTTAATCAGTACATTTTGACAGTTCGAAGCCGTGTTAATTGACGAAGAAAAAAACCTAATTAACATGTCTAATGAAAACACGAGAATCGCACATAAGTAGAAGAAAAATTCAAGCTTGTCAACAACCACTAGTACCATGTGTAAAAAGTTAACCAATTGTCTCGCttacttcctctctctccctcggaTTGGGTCCTAATTCCTTGAAAAATCTTtgactctaattttttttcttcataaaaaGTTTGTCGAGGTAGACGACCCGGGACTATTATTGTCCCTTCATGACTCCGTTGAATTACATACGGCGATTCCTGGAGAAAAGCAAGTAGCACACATATATAAACCCAATGCATATCGTTTAACGGAGCTTAGCTACACAGTAATGCTATCAGAGTCCTCCAATTGCTCACTGTACTAAACGACATCGAAATTATTCCcacttaattaaattacctaAAAACTGGACAGACGTTTGATTTTCTCTTATTTACATTGCCATACTTCAAAATTTATCCTGGTTTGAATCACTACCAGAATGGAACCAAGAAGCGTGCAGAGGAGAATAGAACAAATTGATTAGTCCTACTAATAAACatatatttttcattaattcaCCATTTGCTCCTCTCCATAAGAGGATGATTACATAAATGGCGCTTTTTCTCTCCTTCATAGAATATTATCAACACGCATCAAACCTTGTCACCTAAGCAGGTTGATGGATTTACCAAAacgaaaaaaatcaaaagctgCTTACTTAACTTATTCACCTTCCCCCCGATCCAATCCAACAAGCATTGGGATTTCATTCATCTAAATATTTTCCCTCTCTCTAGATCTCGACTACTCCTAGATGAATGAATGCTCTTAATCGACTAAGCCGCTGACGGTGCTGTCACGTATTGGACCGCAGCTTCCGACAGAGCGTCAATGAACGGCCGCATGTTCACCCGTTCACCACCTGAAGCTGCTTCTGGACCCACAACTCCTCCTGCCCCTGCTCCTCCAGCTGCCTTCTTGTAATCCAGCGACTCGTCGTTGTATATATCCCACCATTTCTTCACCAGCATCTTAATGTCCTCC
Protein-coding sequences here:
- the LOC103426236 gene encoding ADP-ribosylation factor isoform X2, translating into MGLSFTKLFSRLFAKKEMRILMVGLDAAGKTTILYKLKLGEIVTTIPTIGFNVETVEYKNISFTVWDVGGQDKIRPLWRHYFQNTQGLIFVVDSNDRDRVVEARDELHRMLNEDELRDAVLLVFANKQDLPNAMNAAEITDKLGLHSLRQRHWYIQSTCATSGEGLYEGLDWLSNNIANKA
- the LOC103426236 gene encoding ADP-ribosylation factor isoform X1; protein product: MGLSFTKLFSRLFAKKEMRILMVGLDAAGKTTILYKLKLGEIVTTIPTIGFNVETVEYKNISFTVWDVGGQDKIRPLWRHYFQNTQGLIFVVDSNDRDRVVEARDELHRMLNEDELRDAVLLVFANKQDLPNAMNAAEITDKLGLHSLRQRHWYIQSTCATSGEGLYEGLDWLSNNIANKVDSCSHTF